Proteins encoded in a region of the Megalops cyprinoides isolate fMegCyp1 chromosome 3, fMegCyp1.pri, whole genome shotgun sequence genome:
- the LOC118775383 gene encoding WD repeat-containing protein 20-like, whose protein sequence is MAGDGGALKDINEIKSQFRTREGFYKLITLSDSQQRGGVPRGPSTNAAVGPGAGPGSIPGGGGAAPILGPGAASTAAAASSSQTGFLPPVRISMVKLKPEDPSEESERVCFNIGRELYFYTYTNIKKALDLSKPIDKRIYKGTQPTCHDFNQYSATADSVSLIVGFSAGQVQYLDPIKKETSKLFNEERLIDKSKVTCLKWLPKSENLFLASHGSGHLYLYNVEHTCGTTAPQYSLLRQGEGFAVYACKTKTPRNPLLRWTVGEGGLNEFAFSPDGTHLACVGQDGCLRVFHFDSMELQGVMKSYFGGLLCVSWSPDGKYLATGGEDDLVTVWSFSESRVIARGHGHKSWVNVVAFDPFTTSLEDEEPMELSGSEEDLQEALHFGRVRTSSTLSRLSRHSSKGGAPSVTYRFGSVGQDTQFCLWDLTDDVLYPRLPLSRARTLTNTLIPPSGSGASNLGGVATEGSASGHGCHHAHPAQPPPLPRSLSRSNSLPHPAVANASKSPSATEGGGSGSGGGGAPFSIGRFATLSLQERKSDKSAAAEKEHKRYHSLGNISKSNDKINVAAPRGGGSSRLDAAKVLGTTLCPRMTDVPLLEPLVCKKIAHERLTVLMFMSDCIITACQEGFICTWARPGKSNLTAQNGSSPSGTVV, encoded by the exons ATGGCCGGTGATGGAGGCGCATTGAAGGATATCAATGAGATTAAATCCCAGTTCCGGACAAGGGAGGGTTTTTACAAACTGATAACCCTTTCGGATTCGCAACAGCGGGGCGGGGTACCCCGGGGACCCTCCACAAACGCAGCCGTGGGTCCTGGGGCAGGACCTGGTTCGATTCCCGGAGGTGGCGGAGCAGCTCCGATTCTGGGGCCCGGAGCAGCCTCCACTGCCGCAGCCGCCTCCTCTTCCCAGACCGGCTTCTTGCCCCCTGTCCGGATCTCTATGGTAAAACTTAAGCCTGAAGACCCAAGCGAGGAATCGGAGCGAGTGTGTTTCAATATCGGCAGGGAACTTTATTTCTATACCTACACCAACATCAAGAAG GCCCTGGACCTCAGCAAACCGATCGACAAGCGTATTTACAAAGGCACCCAGCCCACCTGCCACGACTTCAACCAGTACTCGGCCACGGCCGACAGTGTCTCGCTCATCGTTGGCTTCTCCGCCGGACAGGTGCAGTACCTGGACCCCATCAAGAAAGAGACCAGCAAGCTCTTCAacgaggag AGGTTGATAGACAAGTCCAAGGTGACCTGCCTCAAGTGGCTTCCTAAGTCAGAGAACCTGTTCCTGGCATCGCATGGCAGTGGACACCTCTACCTGTACAACGTGGAGCACACCTGCGGCACAACGGCACCGCAGTACTCTCTGCTCCGCCAGGGTGAGGGCTTCGCCGTCTACGCCTGCAAGACCAAGACGCCCCGCAACCCGCTGCTGCGCTGGACTGTGGGCGAGGGTGGGCTCAACGAGTTCGCCTTCTCGCCCGATGGCACGCACCTGGCCTGCGTGGGCCAGGACGGCTGCCTGCGTGTCTTCCACTTCGACTCCATGGAGCTGCAGGGCGTGATGAAGAGCTACTTCGGTggcctgctctgtgtctcctggAGCCCCGATGGCAAGTACCTGGCCACAGGCGGTGAGGACGACCTGGTGACCGTGTGGTCCTTCTCGGAGAGCCGGGTCATCGCCCGGGGGCACGGGCACAAGTCGTGGGTGAACGTGGTGGCCTTTGACCCCTTCACCACCAGCCTGGAGGACGAGGAGCCCATGGAGCTGAGCGGCAGTGAGGAGGacctgcaggaggcgctgcaCTTTGGCCGGGTGCGCACCAGCAGCACCCTGTCGCGCCTGTCCCGGCACAGCTCCAAGGGCGGGGCACCCTCCGTCACCTACCGGTTTGGCTCGGTGGGGCAGGACACCCAGTTCTGCCTGTGGGACCTGACGGACGACGTGCTGTACCCCCGGCTGCCCCTCTCCCGCGCCCGCACCCTCACCAACACCCTCATCCCGCCCTCGGGCAGCGGGGCCAGCAACCTGGGGGGCGTGGCCACAGAGGGCTCTGCCTCTGGCCACGGCTGCCACCACGCCCATCCAGCCCAGCCACCACCCCTGCCCCGGTCCCTGTCTCGGTCCaactccctcccccaccctgccgTGGCCAACGCCTCCAAGAGCCCCAGCGCCACAGAAGGGGGTGGGAGCGGGTCTGGTGGAGGGGGTGCACCATTCAGCATCGGGCGCTTTGccaccctctccctgcaggagaggAAGTCGGACAAATCGGCCGCGGCGGAGAAGGAGCACAAGCGCTACCATAGCCTGGGCAACATCAGCAAGAGCAATGACAAGATCAACGTGGCAGCACCGCGGGGGGGCGGCAGCAGCCGGCTGGATGCCGCCAAGGTGCTGGGCACCACGCTGTGCCCGCGCATGACCGACGTGCCCCTGCTCGAGCCCCTCGTTTGCAAGAAGATCGCCCACGAGCGGCTCACCGTGCTCATGTTCATGAGTGACTGCATCATCACCGCCTGCCAGGAGGGCTTCATTTGCACCTGGGCCCGGCCTGGCAAATCG AATCTGACAGCACAGAATGGGAGTTCTCCCAGTGGCACGGTGGTATAG